The window TAACTGGGTAGGAACTCCACTTACCTAAGCATGCTTTTTTTCCACCCTCAAATACACGTGATTGTGAATGATGAACAGGAGCAAATTATGTTACACTAGATTGTACTATTCAGGATGATAATTTTAACAAGCTTTACTTCCGGGGCAGAGGGCCTAATAGTATGAGTCTTGGTTCTTAGTAGCCAAATACACTGATACACGCCGATATTGGGTGAGGTTACATGATTAAAGGAATGATATGTTATTTTGGGTCTTAAATCAGGCAAAATGGTTATGGGACCACAAATTGGAGAACTTACAACTTTCAGTCTGTCTAATACTTTATCTATGGGTGTTTCAGTCTGTACATGAAGGCCGGATCTATCAACTGAAGCTATTTTGTGACAAAGATTACCCAGAGAAGCCTCCTACTGTCCGTTTTTACTCTCGGGTCAACCTGACTTGTGTTAACCACGAGACTGGAGTGGTACATGAATGTCTAAGTTTGcatatatttctttcttttaactACTTTTTTCCTAGAAAAGATTCTGCATTTCATTTTAACCTTCCGGTGCAAAATGGTAACTTTACTCCTAAATGAATGAAATTTATTTTGCTTTTGGATACATTGTTTTCAGATTGCGCTAATGTTTGAAGATGCATACAATCATGCAAGACCTGTAAATTATTGGCCTAGAGTATGGCCACAAATGGTTGTGTATGTGTTTGTACATGTATCTTGAAAGCGGACTTGAAAATATTATCGATTGCAGTTTTGAGGTGTGTTCTGGACAAAACTATTAAATGACTAATTGATCATACCATCTTGCAGGTGGACCCTAAGAAATTTGGGATACTAGGAAATTGGCAGAGAGAGTACACGATGGAAGATGTACTGACCCAACTGAAGAAAGAAATGGCAGCTCCACACAACCGAAAGCTCGTCCAGCCACCAGAAGGTACGTTTTTCTAGATGATGTAATAGATATGAATATGAAGACGATAGTTGCATTCAGTATGCAAAATATTAGGTTTGGATGTAGAGGATGATGAGTTGAAGGAATGTTTTAATTGACTCTCATGGCTGTTTCTGCATGATGTTTGATTCATGGGATTCTTGTTTGGGTCAAAAGTTTAATATACATATGTAACTTCTTTTAGTAATTTTCTTTGTCCTTGAGATTATATGTTGATGTTGAATTGCTCCAAATATGTTTTCTGGCGGTGGAATGCCATTGTCTCTTGCCGCAACCGCCATCACAACCGCACAACATCCCCCAACAACAGCTTTGGGGGAGTTGCGTTTGTCAATATTGTAAATTGAAAATCCGTGTATAAGCTCTTTTTACTAGCAACGTGTCAACTGATGAACGAcctttttgttaatattttgattttatgaatGACAACACTTCCTAAAAGACATTTGTTTTATGTAAGAAACAGATGTCCTTGGATCGACACCATCTTTGGTGGTTCCCTAATCTACAGGTTTATGATAATCTCTCGTTTACATAACCCAAGCAGTCTCGTTCTTTGTAATAAGATGGCTATGCGTTTTCATATTTGAATTCTGAAGAACCTTTTTTCTAATGAAACCAAGTCTTGATACTGCTTATACAAGCCCTTATGTAGTATTATgaggtttagacatttcatagaaatgttgaaatttgtgaatagtattaaaattaatttagtATACCACtgtaaatatttgaataaaagttatataatctTTAAATAGGTGTAATTTAtacaaagttatatgaaaaatgaCTATCGTACCTTTTGTGCTAATTTTCGgttttaatattattgtatgGGATGTAACTTTTGAAGTAATATGCaatcttttaaactttttaatacTATAATGAGGGTATAATATGTATTGTTGCTGCACTTATTTGGGTACTGCATCTCTCACATTCAAGgggatgatttttttttaattcatcaCATGAAAGAAAAATAGAGAGAAGATGTGAGAGCAGCGGTACCTTAATGTTCCGATCATTTGCCCATATATGATAGATGTGTGtaaaaatttatgtcaaatgacAAGTTGAAAAAAccaagaagaaaacaaaaagtacGAAATTCATGTCTCATACGGTAATAATTAACTTTTAGGCTTAGCAGTATCGTGGTTATTCGTATAATTTGAAGGTTATGGGTTCAGTTTTGTAGTCTTTTTAAGCGACTATAATTTTAGGCATAAATCCttctcttttactttttttgttttttgttaaaaaaaaaaacttttgaatttaaaatctTAAGCTGTGTTTGGTAATGGGCTTTTAAAGCTTAAAACTAcgagtttttaatgtatataaacaaatcagcatgttaatattttttttaaaaaaattccatGAGCTCTGAAAATCCATTAAAATATTCTAAAAAGATactgaaaaaaacaaataaataataagctCTAAATACAACCCCCAAGGCCCTAACAATAATCATTGCTCTAGAAGTCTAGAGTCTAGCCCATACAAATTCCATATTATAAGTTTTTGGCCCAAACACATAGAGTGGATTCCGATTGTCATTCTTCTTGGACGGTTTATGCCCTATACTCCTATAGTGGTATACTGgtattaaaagaagaaaagaaagtcTATTCAAGAATGACAAACTTAGTATACATAAAATTAAAGGCATTGCTCAATTATAAAACTGAATCTGGCTATCCAGGATCGGAGGTTTTGAATGGATTATGAACCAATATCtgaattaaaagaattaaacccaaagtgaatattttataattaataaggTACAAAATGACTATGCAAGTTTTGAAGGGAAAGATGACTATGAAGGAATGACATTCAGGGAAACGGGATAAGTCACTTTGGTGATTTAAGTTTTGGTAAACGATAAACATACCTTGCATGCGTATGTTTAAAAGGTTtatacataatacatacatCAATAATATGcacatcaaaaaaaaatattagcaACCTTTTAtattgttcaaaaaatataatttgcacatcaaaattttatatattatgatttgatatacatttttttttatgtatgtagcAACCTTTAAAACATAACTTCAAGGTTATGTTTATAAAGAGTACAAATTGAATCAATAAGATGGGTTGAGATCCAACCCAATAAGAGTGGTTTGTTATCTAAaatttgtgaatgaatttgtgtAATATTTCTATTTTGGGAAAAGAATttatgtgtgtatgtaacttgtcttcAACTACTATTGTAGGAAAGAAACTTtattttggttcattgtatgtaagtaacctgctaaactgaacgaatcgtgtaaATAATCTACTaaatgatgatgtggtggtCTCTCATTGGACCACGTATTAGATGTTTGATGATGCCACGTTAGTATCCGACCAATTTCTTACACAATTCGTTCAATTTTGAGAcaaacttacatacaatgaaccaaaacaaagtttctttTCTACAATAGTAGCTgaaaacaaattacatacacaCCCAAATTTTTTTTCGTAAAAATGGAAAACGAACTATTGAATTCATTTGATTAAATAGAAGTTATACTTCAAGAAAACGCTCTCAGAGTTGATATCGAAATGAATAATACCAAAATATCACTAAAtataagtaactcccaatgccgtcttctacgggttttgggtcccaatactattttcgacggtgtatgggggaggttgatatgtagacagctttacccctaccaaaggtagagaggctgcttccaggttctaccataggtagaaaaggacttCCAGCCTTGCTgagcatgaggatcgaacccatgacctctgtttttCAGAAGCAtaagctccaaccactgatccaacccagttgttttttaccaaaatatcattaaatcgataatatataaaattaactcAAACTAATATGCTTTTATTACAACTTTAGTATGCTATATCCACATAGAGAtttctatatgtatatctattttatacttacaattttttttatttacccaaactacttttttttttattaattaatttaaatagcTTTTTTAACATACATATAGTACCTTTAATGAAACTATTTACAACATACGTATTTCGACCCTTAAAATAACCACACTACCtcttacttttatattaataatcacaCAGTTACCGCCACCAACGTTGTCACCGCCGCCTCCACTACCACCACTTGTCACCAGGGACAgaacaacatatatattaggGGTAGCCCAAACAATGGATCCGCTAAATCCATgtaatacaaatattttaaaaatgatgTCTTTTTTATGGTGTTACCGGTCAACTACATATGAAATATCAGTCAATGTAACTAACTTTAAACATTCGAAGgatttttctattaataaaacttataaagatgtaCTTATacaattaaaagataaataaaaattaacgaAAATGCCAAATATTCATAAAACCCACAAAAAGTAGCCAAAAATGTGTTTAAAAGATGTTAAAAATCGTAACAATTTAGTCGTTATCGTTACTTCATGTCAATACAAGAATACTGAAAAAATTATGATAAGGGTCACTTTCAATTCTGTTATGTTATTGCTCGTCACCACCATATTAACATACTATTAACATACTATGACATTGCACAAGTATATGACTTGTCATTGGTAGAGACCGGAGGTAAAAAGATACCTCTTCGTTATTACATATAGAGCTGGCAATTTCCGACACGGACCTGTTAGCATGACACGACACGAcatggtttttttgtttttcgtgtttggccttaacgtgtttcgtgtcttaacaggtccggacctgttaagacacgatatgacacgataagacacgataagacaagtagtatatatatggacatgttaaagacacgttaaagacctgttaaagacacgttaaggacacgataagacacgttaAAACACGATAAGATACATTAtcaggtcccttatcgtgtgACCTGTTAAAAATCGTGTCGTGTTTGTGTTTGGAAAAAATACACGATTAgctatcgtgtcgtgttcgtgtcttatcgtgtcgtgtCGGACACGATATGTCAGCTGTAATTACATATAGTAATTATTTTATCATGTAACTTCTTAAAAGTTATCACAACTTCGCTTCGTAAAACAACCAACCATGAAGAGTATTAACACTATTTTATTCTTTATCTTATTCATAAACAAATGGTAATCACCATTTCCAACCAAATACACACTCCACCCTTCTCTCTCCTTTTACCTCCCAACACTTCActcactcacacacacacacacaatacatacattgatacatacatacatacatacatatcacCAACAAAATGTTTAGATACATATAGCAACAATCTTCAATAGATTTTTTTCCCCCAAATTCTCCTTTCTtaccttcttttgtttttctttttaaggtaatcttcttctttctcattataAATATCATCAATCATTCTTCCATTACAGATCCCAAATGGGTTTCTGTttttgcattatatatataatcttattctatatctatatcaaatGATATGTATAGGGATTTGATCATGTGAAGTCAACTAAAGCTAGttaatttctttataaaaaaaagtcagaTTCAATTGGGTTAAGTCCCATTTTTATATAGCTAAAAGTATAAATGAAGTTATTATAGCTCAATAAATTTAATCCATTTTTCTATTATTTGTCTTCCTTTCATCTTGTATTGTTGTCAATTGAATTGGGTATGAATCaagttatagttttttttttttttttttgagaaaaaataaTGTGTGTAAATTTCATCAAGATTTTGTGATCAATAATGACaaacttttggttttttttatttattttggcaGTTAAATTTGTATAATATTGTGGAAGAAGATGTTGGGTGACCTCCTTATAAATAGTCTTGTGTAAGTAGCCTTCCTTTAATCAatctcaaattatatatatatatatatatatatatatatatatatatatatataatttatatttatttatatttttattgggGGAATTTGGGTTTTTAGTCGATTTAGATGGAGGTCCTTGTCGAAGCAGTCTCTCTGTATGAGGGATTGAGTATTGTTGTTGTCGGATTTTTAGACAAGTTTATGTTTGATTATGATATTGTTATCAGGTTGATACTTGGATATGCATATCCAGCATTTGAGTGTTTTAAGACCATTGAGAAGCATAGTGCAGCTAATTCAGAATTAAGATTTTGGTGTCAATAttggtaacttttttttttcttcataaaatTATGAATTAAAGTTGACCTGTTTGTTATTGGTCAGTTAGTTTTTAGGATTAGATATTTAGATCAACttcattttgttttgattattgaaTGAGATATTTATCATTTATGTGCCAAGATGGGGTATGAGTTACTTGTTGATGTCTTAATCTTAGGAATATGCTGATAAAGAAACATTATCCTTATCTAAGAAAGGTCAAACTTGGACTTTTGAAAGGTCAAACCCctttttttcatcaaatttgaaGTAGTAAGGctatcataaattcataacaTGTATTTGTATAGTGAAAGTTGTACATTGTATTGGATTTTGTATCCGTATTTGAGTTGATGATATGGTCTAACCAATAGGACACGTTAATTCCGCagaattttcttttcttttcaaacttCAAAACTTTCTTGAAAGAGTCATGTCTTTTCTCAATTATAGAAATAGTCCAATCTGAGGTAGTAATGTGCTAGTGACTTATACGCTGATATTGTTAATGCGGATATGTTAATTGCTTCTTATGTGCTATCAGTTTGTTAGATAATAATTTGTAGTTCAATGATTGAATTTTGATTTAGTTGGTTATGATATTTTCATAGGGTGATCATCGCAATTCTTACAGTTTTTGAAAGAATCGGCAATATATTCATTTCATGGTAAGTATCAGAACAGCTGTGTACACTAGTAGGCTAGTAGCTGATGTTTTTAGATGAGAATTCACCATAACTTATCATGTGACAAATGTTTACAGGGTACCAATGTATGGAGAGTTGAAGCTAGCCCTTATTATCTACTTATGGTATCCTAAAACTAAGGTAAAGGATGAACGTAAATAGTTTTATGATATGtcaccgtttttttttttgttttgtttttaaagaGGTTAAGTTTATCGGTGTTTCAGGGAACAGGGTATGTATATAATGCCATGTTGAGGCCTTTTATTGCTCGACATGAGACTGATATAGAAAGAAGTTTAAGGGAAATGAGAGCAAAAGCGTGGGATGTGGCAATATACTATTGGCACAATTCCTCAGAGTTGGGACAGACTAGAATTTTTGAAATCTTCCGGTTATTGGCTTCAAACCCTTCGAGACCAAGATCTGAGGTACCATCTTTTTCCTTTTCGTTTTCAAAAAAATCTGCTAAGCAAAAACCAAAGAAGATATGGTGATACCCTGTTTCTCAAGCAGGCTTCTTTTGTACATTGAACTTCTATAGTTCTTTTTTAACCTTTTGAAATATAATGAAAAGTTACTTGCAAAGGATCCGTAAATTGTCTACAGAAAAAAAAGAACATGGTGCTACAATCTTAGTCGGCTCATTTTAGCCTTCAGTAGAACTTCCCCACTTGATATTTGCTAACCGCAGTTGGCTTGTTTTGGAAATGAGTAGAGCCGATCTAATAAGAATCATTCAAACAAACACTAATAAGTAACAAGTCTTTGTTGGCTAATTTTCTGCTAGAAATTCATCCCAATAAAAATTGTATATCGTATGTCATATTACTCGAGGATTTCACAAGTGGTACAGAGTCGACCCAAGATTCATAGGGACATAGTCACGTAGGGTTCTGCTTCAAGGCCTATTTTGACACAAAGCTTTTAGACCATTTGTCGCAGATGTGAGGTTACAGGCCATGCAAGCCACCCACCATTTAAAGCTTTTTGTAAGTTGATGGTAGTAACCAGTGAGATAAGTACTAACGAATTAGTACTTCCAGATTGGTTAGCGGAATATGGAAAAAAATGACAAGTCATTGTGTGACTATACCTGGTTCGAATTAGTGTGTCTATGAACTCGGGTCTCATGGATTAAATTGCCAAAAGACCCGACGCCATATAACAAATGTTACAATCATATGATGTAATTTAGGACAAAAAACCATTGAGAATTATGGGAATAGATCATTTTATACttcttttaaaaacaataatatggCAAGTCATGAGTAATGGATCATGTTGAAATCATTGATTTCTGAATTTAGTTGTTTCTCATttctcatcatcaacatcacatCATATAACTTTTGTCGACCTTTTTTGGGCTACCACTTTGGCCCTACTAATAACGGTTTCTTTTACTATGTTTGTATTTGTatggaaatttttttattatttatctttttaacttttcattatCCGTGTATGTTTTCGTCATTACACTATTTACCAATTAAACATCATTTCTACACGAAATTAAATACAAATCTGAACAATTTAATTGAGACGAATGAAGTATCTTATTCTTATTGAAAGGACAtgacaatttatataaattaacaagaaaaaaaaaggccTACCAACTAATTGTCTATACTTTTGTTGCTAAGACATGTTGGATACACATCTTTTGTATCAAAAATACATCAGCATTGGAGTATTTTCCACCATTTTATGGGTTACATGTAATTAAGCCCTTTTAATTATGTATAACTAAtttcaataaaatatttcatttgtgaccaAATTCTTCGAACAATTAAATTGAAAGATTTCAAGCTAATGCATgatattatattgtattttgCATAGGTGTTGCATAATTATCAAAATGAAAGACGCcctccaccacctccaccgccaccaccacctacTCCTCCCCCGGCTACCCCACCAGTAGTACCGCGACAAGATCATGTCGAAGATACATGGGTGCCAACTGCTCCCCCAATGCCAAGCATTAGTCACCGCCAACCGGTCTACCCCGAGGAGCTACATGTACCGGAATCACCAAGTGGATCCAGATCAAATTCAGGTCAAAGAGAACCCGTCTGGCTAAGGTTCAAAAAATCGAGGGGTCTATAAGTTGTTCACTAAATCATCACTAGCTAGAATCATGTAATTTTTGTTGTATCTATGTCAAACTAATAATTAGGGATCTAGTTTTTGATAGTTCAAGTAACAATGAAGTCATTTAACTTTCATAACTAAGTATGCAATAACATAATGCGTAAATTAATTAGCACTTGTCACTGtcattatccaaaaaaaaaaaaagctgatACGAAGTTATCATGTCGTGTAAAAATTTGTCAACCTTGTATATGACATTCATGGAGTATAATACTGCTCCCCACAAGGCTacaaatataacaaacttttattaaataGCATCGATCAGACCTCATTCGATCTCCATTTCACACTAAACCGATTTCATATGTTCCACTATATACTTAAACTTATCAACCACATACTTACACATATTTCCAACATCAACAATAAAGATTTGGTTTCTTCAAAGTTCACTACTATCATCATTGTATCTGCGCCAAAAAGAGGGCGACCATTAGGTCCAAACATTTTTTGTAGTAGTTACAAACTAGTCCAGGGTCGGGTTATTTTGAATTGGGTacagttttgacttttgactatCCAAGTTCAATCCAAATAAAATAGGCTTTTAATTATTGGGTACTATTGACTGCCCAAAAGGTTATGATAGGTTAATGGATAAACAATTTCGTAGAACAAAAAAATTAACGCACGCATCGCAATATCTCATGTACGTGTTGAATTGttgaaacaaacaaaataaggaaaaagaaactgaaacatgcaaaaacaattttttacaGATACGGATAAAATATTACGAACAGAGGTCTAGACTATCTTATCTTAACTGGGTTTACGTTAGAGAGTCCCGAAACTCATTAGGAGGAAAGCTTCCTATCACTTCACGTGAAGACACAACaattaataagggtaaactTGTCTCTTTAGGTCTCTTTAGGTTTCGAATCTAAGTCTCCTTAAATCCAAACCTTCATTAAAATAACTTTCCTTTGTCATTGGGCTATCAACCCATCAACAACCGAAACATGCATTTGATTGATCATAACAAAGGAATAGGTAAGAAGCATAATCTAGACCTGATACGGGCATTTCTAACAATAAAATCGGCAAAAGTTAGTATAATGATATTATTGAAATCACTCAATTATGtccaaaatatcaaaaatgggTTATCTGGGTCACCTAAAATTTTATACATTCAACCTATACCACAAATAATATAGTAATACATTTTTGGTTTGGGCCCACCCGAATAAACCACCTTAAAGCCCGAATAAGGTTACCTGTACAAACCTAAATCTATTTCGGTTGGATATTTGGATGGATATTTTTAACGGTAGAATTGTAATCAAATTCCTCAGTCCTCACTATGTAATTCTACCCCTTTGATTCCCTTAAAGAATGGTATTATTTATCCTCGAAATGTCTTTTCCCCTTTTTATCtcttatattttctctttaaatccacttaaatatCAAATGAGACACTACTAAGAAAGTGGTTAAACTTAATACTCTAAGAGGtcttagttttatttttcaaaatctaattatatgtataaaaagttgtaaaataatagataaaacactaaaaaatatttatcatttttgagTAGCAACCAAAAAATTGTCAGAacttataagaaaaaaacgcaTTAAATTAGTAgcacaaaaagaagaaaactttttaaaattttgcttCA is drawn from Erigeron canadensis isolate Cc75 chromosome 9, C_canadensis_v1, whole genome shotgun sequence and contains these coding sequences:
- the LOC122582755 gene encoding ubiquitin-conjugating enzyme E2 variant 1C isoform X2, which gives rise to MTLGSGGSSVVVPRNFRLLEELERGEKGIGDGTVSYGMDDGDDIYMRSWTGTIIGPHNSVHEGRIYQLKLFCDKDYPEKPPTVRFYSRVNLTCVNHETGVVDPKKFGILGNWQREYTMEDVLTQLKKEMAAPHNRKLVQPPEGTFF
- the LOC122582755 gene encoding ubiquitin-conjugating enzyme E2 variant 1D isoform X3; amino-acid sequence: MTLGSGGSSVVVPRNFRLLEELERGEKGIGDGTVSYGMDDGDDIYMRSWTGTIIGPHNSVHEGRIYQLKLFCDKDYPEKPPTVRFYSRVNLTCVNHETGVIALMFEDAYNHARPVNYWPRVWPQMVVWTLRNLGY
- the LOC122582512 gene encoding putative HVA22-like protein g isoform X1 → MLGDLLINSLVLILGYAYPAFECFKTIEKHSAANSELRFWCQYWVIIAILTVFERIGNIFISWVPMYGELKLALIIYLWYPKTKGTGYVYNAMLRPFIARHETDIERSLREMRAKAWDVAIYYWHNSSELGQTRIFEIFRLLASNPSRPRSEVLHNYQNERRPPPPPPPPPPTPPPATPPVVPRQDHVEDTWVPTAPPMPSISHRQPVYPEELHVPESPSGSRSNSGQREPVWLRFKKSRGL
- the LOC122582512 gene encoding putative HVA22-like protein g isoform X2 — its product is MLGDLLINSLVVIIAILTVFERIGNIFISWVPMYGELKLALIIYLWYPKTKGTGYVYNAMLRPFIARHETDIERSLREMRAKAWDVAIYYWHNSSELGQTRIFEIFRLLASNPSRPRSEVLHNYQNERRPPPPPPPPPPTPPPATPPVVPRQDHVEDTWVPTAPPMPSISHRQPVYPEELHVPESPSGSRSNSGQREPVWLRFKKSRGL
- the LOC122582755 gene encoding ubiquitin-conjugating enzyme E2 variant 1C isoform X1 → MTLGSGGSSVVVPRNFRLLEELERGEKGIGDGTVSYGMDDGDDIYMRSWTGTIIGPHNSVHEGRIYQLKLFCDKDYPEKPPTVRFYSRVNLTCVNHETGVIALMFEDAYNHARPVNYWPRVDPKKFGILGNWQREYTMEDVLTQLKKEMAAPHNRKLVQPPEGTFF